A single genomic interval of Zunongwangia sp. HGR-M22 harbors:
- a CDS encoding ComEA family DNA-binding protein → MKYWKSHFVFNKSERNGIFILVIVIVLLQIINFSDPFSASEERISEKEATVLKSFQNKLDSLKNTERIKDTIYPFNPNYLTDYKAYRLGMSVEEIDRLLAYRASGKWINSASDFQKVTKVSDSLLDIISPNFKFPAWIKSTSVSKQSNVAKVDINTATAEELMQIKGIGQTLGERIVKYRTLIGGYRSFIQLQDIYGLNDETRLELIKHLKKIPQNFSKLNINEIDVIQLSEIPYFDYELARALVNYRNLHEKISSVEDLIKIDGFPVDKIDRIQLYLSFN, encoded by the coding sequence ATGAAATACTGGAAATCCCATTTCGTTTTCAATAAAAGTGAACGGAATGGGATTTTTATTTTGGTTATTGTTATTGTTCTTCTTCAAATTATAAATTTTAGCGATCCTTTTTCTGCTTCAGAAGAACGTATTTCAGAAAAAGAAGCTACTGTATTAAAATCTTTTCAAAACAAACTTGATAGTTTAAAAAATACCGAACGTATTAAGGATACGATTTATCCTTTCAATCCTAATTATCTAACCGATTATAAGGCTTATCGTTTAGGAATGTCTGTTGAAGAGATTGATCGATTGTTAGCCTATAGAGCATCCGGTAAATGGATAAATTCTGCTTCAGATTTTCAAAAGGTTACTAAGGTTTCTGATAGTTTATTAGATATTATTTCGCCTAATTTTAAATTTCCAGCTTGGATAAAATCTACCTCTGTTTCAAAACAGTCTAATGTTGCAAAGGTTGATATTAATACCGCTACTGCAGAAGAACTTATGCAGATTAAAGGAATAGGCCAGACCCTTGGTGAAAGAATAGTAAAATATCGAACGCTTATTGGTGGTTATCGTAGCTTTATTCAGCTTCAGGATATCTATGGATTAAACGATGAAACCAGATTAGAACTTATAAAGCATTTAAAGAAAATTCCTCAAAATTTTTCGAAGTTAAATATTAATGAGATTGATGTTATTCAGCTTTCTGAAATTCCATATTTTGATTATGAACTTGCTAGAGCGCTTGTAAATTATAGAAATTTGCATGAGAAGATAAGCTCAGTTGAAGATTTAATAAAAATAGATGGATTTCCAGTCGATAAAATTGATAGAATTCAATTATATTTAAGTTTTAATTGA
- a CDS encoding amino acid carrier protein, whose translation MRKYLLSMLLLFPIALLQAQELEVNTKVGNPTNKINDGFIDIEVTGGIPPYTYKWSDKDTPLSSSKAEGLTEGIPYTVVVQDSNGNSKTVEAKVKAEAITENFNGVFTPAVQGLTAVLFWDPFAAIGVYDPVVYADVKNVETPGWTAEVQDKFVLKKWLVEEGEHVEKGDQIAVVTSTNNPERPVYASATGNLKYLVKEGGTIYDYQKTEDLIETGAHFLGQIEYDEPVILTHPNGDPQTHPIPFIVIWLVFGAAFFTIRMGFINIRGFKHSFELASGKYDDPDAPGTITHFQALATAVSATVGLGNIAGVAVAVSLGGAGATFWMIVAGLLGMSSKFVECTLGVKYRHINSEGRVFGGPMNYLRYGLEKRNMKSLGKFLAGFFAILGVGASFGGGNMFQANQSFEILSGQFPMLEGNGFWFGIILAVLVGIVIIGGINSIANVTGKIVPVMAAVYILGAFVVIGINIDNIGPAFNAIWDGAFSPSALKGGVIGVLIVGFQRAAFSNEAGVGSAAIAHSVVKTNNPPSEGFVALLEPFIDTVVVCTLTALVLIFTGMHEVEGVGGTQLTSDAFASVIDWFPYVLSVAVFLFAFSTMISWSYYGMRAWTFLFGKSTKSELIYKIFFLVFVVIGASISLGAVLDFSDMMILSMSFPNIIGLYIMSGEVREDLREYFRKLKAGELFTKDGKPKATMQ comes from the coding sequence ATGAGAAAGTACTTACTTTCAATGTTATTGCTATTCCCAATAGCATTACTTCAGGCTCAAGAGCTGGAAGTAAATACCAAAGTCGGGAACCCCACAAATAAAATTAACGACGGTTTTATAGATATTGAAGTAACTGGAGGAATCCCACCTTATACTTACAAATGGTCTGATAAAGATACCCCATTAAGCTCTTCTAAGGCTGAAGGACTTACAGAGGGTATTCCATATACGGTAGTTGTTCAGGATAGCAACGGTAATTCTAAAACAGTCGAAGCAAAAGTTAAAGCAGAGGCAATTACAGAAAATTTTAATGGTGTTTTTACTCCAGCGGTTCAAGGTTTAACCGCTGTTCTTTTTTGGGATCCTTTTGCAGCTATAGGTGTGTATGATCCTGTGGTTTATGCTGATGTCAAAAACGTGGAAACTCCAGGTTGGACTGCAGAAGTTCAAGATAAATTTGTTCTAAAAAAGTGGCTTGTAGAAGAAGGTGAGCATGTAGAAAAAGGAGATCAGATTGCTGTTGTTACGTCAACTAACAATCCTGAAAGGCCTGTGTATGCTAGCGCAACCGGTAATTTAAAATATCTTGTAAAAGAAGGCGGGACAATTTATGATTATCAAAAAACAGAAGATTTAATTGAAACCGGAGCGCATTTTTTAGGACAAATAGAATATGATGAGCCGGTAATATTAACGCATCCCAATGGCGATCCTCAAACCCATCCAATACCATTTATTGTAATATGGCTGGTATTTGGAGCGGCGTTCTTTACAATTAGAATGGGCTTTATTAATATTAGAGGATTTAAGCATTCATTTGAATTGGCTAGTGGTAAATATGACGATCCAGATGCACCTGGTACAATTACGCATTTCCAGGCTTTAGCAACAGCAGTATCTGCTACAGTTGGTCTAGGAAATATTGCAGGTGTGGCGGTAGCCGTTTCCCTTGGTGGGGCAGGAGCTACTTTTTGGATGATTGTTGCAGGTTTACTGGGAATGTCTTCAAAATTTGTGGAATGTACTTTAGGTGTTAAATACAGGCACATTAATTCTGAAGGTAGAGTTTTTGGAGGTCCTATGAATTACTTGCGTTACGGTTTAGAGAAGCGTAACATGAAGAGTCTTGGTAAATTTTTAGCAGGATTCTTTGCAATATTAGGAGTTGGTGCTTCTTTTGGTGGAGGTAACATGTTCCAAGCAAACCAGTCCTTCGAAATTTTGTCAGGGCAATTTCCAATGTTAGAAGGTAATGGGTTTTGGTTCGGTATTATCTTAGCTGTGCTTGTTGGTATCGTTATTATTGGTGGTATTAACAGTATTGCGAATGTAACTGGTAAAATTGTTCCTGTTATGGCAGCGGTTTATATTTTAGGAGCTTTTGTTGTAATCGGGATTAATATAGATAATATAGGACCTGCATTTAATGCAATTTGGGATGGTGCTTTTAGCCCATCAGCATTAAAAGGAGGTGTAATAGGTGTACTTATTGTAGGGTTTCAAAGAGCCGCATTCTCTAACGAGGCTGGTGTAGGTTCTGCAGCCATTGCGCATAGTGTTGTTAAAACAAATAATCCGCCATCTGAAGGTTTTGTAGCATTATTAGAACCTTTTATAGATACGGTTGTCGTTTGTACTTTAACGGCTTTAGTTCTAATATTTACAGGAATGCACGAGGTAGAAGGTGTTGGTGGAACACAGTTAACATCAGATGCTTTTGCGAGTGTTATAGATTGGTTTCCTTATGTGCTTTCTGTAGCGGTATTTTTGTTTGCTTTTTCTACTATGATATCTTGGTCGTACTACGGAATGAGAGCCTGGACGTTCCTTTTTGGAAAAAGCACAAAATCAGAGCTTATTTACAAAATATTCTTTTTAGTTTTTGTGGTTATAGGAGCTTCAATAAGTCTTGGTGCTGTACTTGATTTTTCTGATATGATGATCTTATCTATGTCTTTCCCTAATATTATTGGTCTTTACATTATGAGCGGTGAAGTTCGAGAAGATCTTCGTGAATATTTTAGAAAGCTTAAAGCAGGAGAATTGTTTACTAAAGATGGAAAGCCAAAGGCGACTATGCAATAG
- a CDS encoding PspC domain-containing protein, whose protein sequence is MKNMYNLRYYLERNGFYVSSRLADKIGMRAKSVRLFFIYVTFFTFGIGFAVYLTLAFWLKLKDLIYTKRTSVFDL, encoded by the coding sequence ATGAAGAATATGTACAATTTGCGATATTATTTAGAACGTAACGGATTTTACGTCTCCTCTCGCTTAGCAGATAAAATTGGTATGCGGGCTAAAAGTGTTCGGCTTTTTTTTATCTATGTTACCTTTTTTACCTTCGGGATTGGTTTTGCGGTTTATTTAACGCTTGCTTTCTGGTTAAAACTTAAAGATCTTATTTATACCAAGCGTACTTCAGTTTTTGATCTTTGA
- a CDS encoding DUF2851 family protein, with amino-acid sequence MKEDFLHYIWQFQKFNQSPLETVNGEFLEIYHPGMHNIDCGPDFFAAKLKIDTQVWAGNVEIHLKSSDWYLHQHEIDPAYDNVILHVVWEHDVDIFRKDESILPTLELKDIVLTEIQHNYYKLFAPDKKWINCEQFFPNFNEFDIEAWLTRLYFERLEAKNNLITDLLHQSKNNWEAVLFKSLAKNFGLNRNGDAFLNLAHSIDFEVIRKLSQNQFQLEAVLLGHSGLLNDNFEAAYFIQLKNEYVYLQKKFNLGRAIETRPVFFRLRPDNFPTIRLVQLASVLVKTKALFSAITRVKNKQNIYTIFSIEVPEFWKTHYNFRSAHKTRNKKLSKKFIDLVIINTIVPVMYAFSKSKVSKTDYFLDLISEVSLEKNSIIQNYQSLKPGLFTNAMHSQSLLQLKKNYCDPNNCLKCALGAKFIKGKY; translated from the coding sequence GTGAAGGAAGATTTTCTACATTATATATGGCAATTTCAAAAATTCAATCAGTCTCCACTTGAAACTGTAAATGGCGAGTTTTTAGAAATTTATCATCCTGGGATGCATAATATTGATTGTGGTCCAGATTTTTTTGCTGCTAAACTCAAAATTGATACGCAGGTTTGGGCAGGCAACGTCGAAATTCATTTAAAATCTTCAGACTGGTATTTGCATCAGCACGAAATTGATCCCGCATACGATAATGTGATTCTTCATGTAGTTTGGGAACATGATGTTGATATTTTTAGAAAAGATGAGTCAATTTTGCCAACTCTGGAACTTAAAGATATCGTCTTAACTGAGATTCAGCATAATTATTACAAATTGTTTGCGCCAGATAAAAAGTGGATTAATTGCGAGCAATTTTTTCCCAATTTCAACGAATTTGATATTGAAGCCTGGTTAACCCGTTTATATTTTGAACGTTTAGAAGCTAAGAACAATTTGATAACTGATTTACTTCACCAAAGTAAGAATAACTGGGAAGCAGTTTTATTTAAGTCGTTAGCTAAAAATTTTGGATTAAATCGAAATGGCGATGCATTTCTAAACCTTGCTCATTCCATAGATTTTGAAGTTATAAGAAAACTTTCTCAAAATCAATTCCAGTTAGAAGCAGTTTTACTGGGGCATTCTGGTTTATTAAATGATAATTTCGAAGCGGCTTATTTTATTCAATTAAAAAATGAATATGTATATCTTCAGAAGAAATTTAATTTAGGTCGCGCTATAGAAACAAGGCCGGTTTTCTTTAGACTTCGCCCAGATAATTTTCCAACGATACGGCTTGTTCAGTTAGCTTCAGTTTTGGTTAAAACCAAGGCTCTTTTTTCAGCAATAACGAGAGTGAAAAACAAACAAAATATTTATACTATTTTTTCTATTGAAGTTCCTGAATTTTGGAAAACGCACTATAACTTCCGAAGCGCTCATAAAACTAGAAATAAAAAGCTCTCCAAAAAATTTATCGATTTAGTGATTATCAACACCATAGTTCCTGTTATGTATGCTTTTTCAAAAAGCAAGGTATCTAAAACAGATTATTTTCTTGACTTAATTTCTGAGGTGAGCTTAGAGAAAAATAGTATTATTCAGAATTATCAGAGCTTAAAACCTGGGCTTTTTACAAATGCGATGCATTCTCAATCGCTACTTCAGCTCAAAAAAAATTATTGCGATCCTAATAATTGTCTAAAATGTGCTTTGGGAGCAAAGTTTATAAAAGGTAAATATTAG
- a CDS encoding SGNH/GDSL hydrolase family protein: MRIFYFLSIIIFINFNTSCSSGKSVNQRNTTTGEAAEDKPKYSYLALGDSYTIGESVDASKRWPVQLTQQLKNRGYAMAAPKIIAKTGWTTADLIAGINSELNVQRDFDLVSILIGVNNQYQNKPITEYEEELREIFRKAINHSKTMEAGVFAVSIPDYGFTPFGAAHKDEIGRDIDAFNEVFKRVAQDFNVSFYNITPISRRAEDNPDLVADDDLHPSALMYKTWVEDFILNVVEKLPQD; encoded by the coding sequence ATGAGAATCTTTTACTTTCTTTCAATAATTATCTTTATCAATTTTAATACTTCTTGTAGTTCAGGTAAAAGTGTTAACCAAAGAAATACAACGACAGGGGAAGCAGCAGAGGATAAGCCAAAATATAGTTACCTGGCTTTGGGCGATTCTTATACGATTGGAGAAAGCGTAGATGCTTCTAAACGGTGGCCGGTTCAGTTAACCCAGCAATTAAAAAATCGTGGTTATGCCATGGCTGCGCCAAAGATTATAGCTAAGACAGGTTGGACAACAGCCGATTTAATTGCGGGAATAAATTCTGAATTAAATGTGCAGCGAGATTTCGATCTTGTTTCTATTCTTATTGGTGTTAATAATCAATATCAAAACAAGCCTATAACAGAGTACGAAGAAGAACTAAGAGAAATTTTTAGAAAAGCGATCAATCATTCTAAAACAATGGAAGCCGGAGTTTTCGCAGTGAGTATTCCCGATTATGGGTTTACGCCATTTGGTGCTGCACATAAAGATGAGATTGGACGAGATATTGATGCTTTTAATGAAGTTTTTAAACGTGTTGCCCAAGATTTTAATGTTAGCTTCTATAATATTACTCCTATTTCTAGAAGAGCAGAAGATAATCCTGATTTGGTAGCTGATGATGATTTACATCCCAGTGCGCTTATGTACAAAACATGGGTGGAAGATTTTATCCTGAATGTTGTAGAAAAATTACCTCAGGATTAA
- a CDS encoding amino acid carrier protein, producing the protein MIRNYIFFLLIFQFCSVPLLAQEDSDFKVTIATSNPSQEINDAEAVVKVQGGTPPYKYKWSQKKTPLDASKATGFIEGREQEVVVTDADGNEVKKTFKVEAKAIAEKVNSRVQPAVDFLESILFWDPFEPLGLYDPVVYTENRPVLIPDFDAKTEQKYTLKSWVAPEGNKIEEGDKIAVVQKGSEKSIPVYAPAAGTLKHVVDEGAVIFNPEDKTDVIEQNADQVAEIKYDSPQPVLHPNGDVKKNSIPFIVIWLILGSIFFTIRLGFINVRGFSHSIELAKGKYDNPDAPGRIRHFEAMTTAVSATVGLGNIAGVAVAVSLGGAGATFWMFIAGFFAMSLKFVECTLGVKYRHINDEGRIFGGPMNYLRYGLEKRNMKGLGKGLAILFAILGVGASFGGGNMIQSNQAFKIVSDQLPFLEGNGFFFGIGFAVLVGIVILGGIQSIAKVTGKVVPFMALVYVLGCLVVIGTNIENIGNAFSAIFNGAFSASAMKGGFIGVLIVGLQRAAFSSEAGVGSAAIAHSASKTKNPIADGYTSLVEPFIDTMVVCTMTALVLIFTGMHEVDGMGGVELTADAFGSVISWFPAVLAFAVFLFAFSTMVSWSYYGMRSWTYLFGRSKKSEIIYKVLFLIFVIIGASVSLGAVLSFSDMMILAMSFPNIIGLYIMSSEIRADLKDYLKRLKNGEIFINPKYKNAD; encoded by the coding sequence ATGATAAGAAATTACATTTTCTTTCTTTTAATCTTTCAATTCTGTTCGGTACCGTTGTTAGCGCAGGAAGATTCCGATTTTAAAGTTACGATTGCTACTAGCAATCCGTCCCAGGAAATTAATGACGCTGAAGCAGTCGTTAAAGTACAGGGCGGAACCCCTCCTTACAAATATAAGTGGAGCCAGAAAAAAACGCCTTTAGATGCAAGTAAGGCTACAGGTTTTATTGAAGGTCGCGAGCAAGAAGTTGTAGTGACAGATGCTGATGGTAACGAGGTGAAAAAAACTTTTAAAGTAGAAGCAAAGGCCATTGCAGAAAAAGTAAATAGTAGGGTGCAACCCGCAGTAGATTTTCTGGAAAGTATTTTGTTTTGGGATCCTTTTGAGCCTTTAGGCTTATATGATCCTGTGGTATATACCGAAAATCGTCCCGTGCTTATTCCCGATTTTGATGCAAAAACAGAACAAAAGTATACCCTAAAGAGCTGGGTCGCCCCGGAAGGAAATAAAATAGAAGAAGGAGATAAAATAGCAGTAGTTCAAAAAGGTAGCGAAAAGAGTATCCCGGTTTATGCGCCTGCAGCGGGAACTTTAAAACACGTGGTAGATGAAGGAGCCGTTATTTTTAATCCTGAAGACAAAACAGATGTAATCGAACAAAATGCAGATCAGGTGGCAGAGATTAAATATGATTCTCCACAGCCGGTTTTGCATCCTAATGGAGATGTAAAGAAAAACAGTATTCCATTCATTGTAATCTGGCTTATTTTAGGAAGCATATTTTTTACCATTCGTCTCGGATTTATCAATGTTAGAGGATTTTCGCATTCTATAGAATTGGCGAAAGGGAAATATGATAATCCAGATGCTCCTGGTAGAATTCGACATTTTGAGGCTATGACTACTGCAGTTTCAGCTACAGTGGGTTTAGGTAATATTGCCGGCGTAGCCGTAGCTGTATCCTTAGGTGGAGCGGGAGCTACATTTTGGATGTTTATTGCAGGATTTTTTGCTATGTCCTTAAAGTTTGTAGAATGTACTTTAGGGGTAAAATATAGACATATCAATGATGAAGGTAGAATTTTTGGAGGACCCATGAATTATCTTCGTTACGGTCTTGAAAAAAGAAATATGAAAGGTCTGGGTAAAGGCCTTGCTATTTTATTCGCAATTTTGGGAGTTGGAGCGTCTTTTGGTGGTGGTAATATGATTCAATCCAATCAGGCCTTTAAAATTGTGTCAGACCAACTTCCTTTTCTAGAAGGGAATGGTTTCTTTTTTGGGATTGGTTTCGCCGTTTTGGTAGGAATTGTAATTCTTGGAGGAATACAGAGTATTGCCAAAGTAACTGGAAAAGTTGTGCCATTTATGGCATTAGTTTATGTATTAGGATGTCTTGTAGTAATAGGAACCAATATAGAAAATATTGGGAATGCGTTTAGCGCCATCTTTAACGGAGCGTTCTCTGCTAGTGCTATGAAGGGTGGCTTTATAGGTGTGCTAATTGTAGGTTTGCAAAGGGCTGCCTTTTCTAGTGAAGCTGGTGTTGGTTCAGCAGCGATCGCACATAGTGCTTCTAAAACAAAAAATCCAATTGCAGATGGATATACTTCACTGGTAGAACCATTTATTGATACTATGGTTGTTTGTACAATGACGGCTTTGGTATTAATATTCACAGGGATGCATGAAGTTGATGGAATGGGAGGAGTAGAATTAACTGCCGATGCATTTGGTAGCGTAATTTCCTGGTTTCCGGCGGTGCTTGCTTTTGCAGTGTTCCTTTTTGCATTTTCAACAATGGTGTCTTGGTCGTATTACGGAATGCGTTCCTGGACTTACCTTTTTGGTAGAAGTAAAAAGTCTGAAATTATTTACAAAGTCTTGTTTTTAATATTCGTGATTATAGGTGCTTCAGTAAGTTTAGGAGCAGTACTTAGCTTTTCTGATATGATGATTTTAGCGATGTCTTTTCCAAATATTATTGGTCTTTATATTATGTCTTCGGAAATTAGAGCAGATTTAAAAGATTATTTGAAACGTTTAAAGAATGGCGAAATCTTCATTAATCCGAAGTATAAAAATGCAGATTAA
- a CDS encoding PLP-dependent cysteine synthase family protein yields MKYAENILETIGNTPLVKMNRLTKEIDALVLAKYETFNPGNSVKDRMAIKMVEEAEAQGLIKPGGTIIEGTSGNTGMGLALAAIVKGYKMVCVLSDKQSKEKIDILKAVGSEVVVCPTDVAPDDPKSYYSVAKRMAKETPNSWYVNQYDNLANTKAHYESTGPEIWEQTDGKVTHFVVGVGTGGTISGVGKFLKEKNPNIKIWGIDTYGSVFKKYHETGEFDENEIYPYITEGIGEDILPKNVDFSVIDGFTKVSDKDAAIFTRRLAKEEGFFLGNSAGAAAKGLLQLKEHFTKDDVVVVLFHDHGSRYVGKMFNDEWMKAHDFI; encoded by the coding sequence ATGAAATACGCAGAAAATATACTTGAAACCATAGGGAACACCCCTTTGGTTAAAATGAATAGGCTTACCAAAGAAATAGACGCTCTTGTTCTTGCAAAATACGAGACTTTTAATCCGGGAAATTCGGTTAAAGACCGTATGGCCATAAAGATGGTGGAGGAAGCAGAAGCACAGGGTTTAATTAAACCCGGAGGAACCATAATAGAAGGAACCAGCGGTAATACGGGAATGGGGTTAGCACTTGCGGCTATCGTAAAAGGCTATAAAATGGTTTGTGTTCTATCTGATAAACAAAGTAAAGAGAAAATAGATATACTTAAAGCTGTAGGTAGTGAAGTTGTTGTTTGTCCTACTGATGTTGCGCCAGACGATCCTAAAAGTTATTACTCTGTTGCAAAAAGAATGGCCAAAGAAACGCCAAATTCATGGTACGTAAATCAATATGATAATTTAGCGAATACTAAAGCTCATTACGAAAGCACAGGGCCAGAAATTTGGGAACAAACTGACGGAAAGGTCACTCATTTTGTGGTAGGAGTTGGAACCGGAGGGACGATATCTGGGGTAGGTAAATTTCTAAAAGAGAAGAATCCCAACATCAAGATTTGGGGAATAGATACCTATGGCTCAGTTTTTAAAAAATATCACGAAACCGGAGAATTTGATGAGAATGAAATATATCCTTATATAACCGAAGGAATTGGTGAAGATATCTTACCAAAAAATGTAGACTTTAGCGTTATAGACGGTTTTACCAAGGTTTCAGATAAAGATGCTGCTATTTTCACCAGAAGATTAGCTAAAGAAGAAGGCTTTTTTTTGGGGAACTCTGCCGGTGCGGCCGCTAAAGGACTATTACAATTAAAAGAGCATTTTACAAAAGATGATGTGGTGGTTGTTTTATTTCACGATCACGGAAGTCGATATGTAGGAAAAATGTTTAATGACGAATGGATGAAAGCACACGATTTTATATAG
- a CDS encoding copper resistance protein NlpE N-terminal domain-containing protein, protein MRNFIAQQVIFLAVTTLLFGVSCKNETEEKPENTKAEWQQKSPKQKWDYAGSYQVTLPCTDCKGIVVQLHLKEDGSYKIIQNYNENDDTAGEIKTESGQYNWSENDSLIILDNQEFRVSDNVLSWNNPKVARMAIDSTKSYTLRMISKDSISK, encoded by the coding sequence ATGAGAAATTTTATAGCGCAACAGGTTATCTTTCTAGCAGTTACAACTTTATTATTTGGCGTTTCTTGTAAAAACGAAACTGAAGAAAAACCGGAAAACACAAAGGCCGAATGGCAGCAAAAAAGCCCGAAACAAAAATGGGATTATGCTGGAAGCTATCAGGTAACTTTACCCTGTACCGATTGTAAAGGTATCGTTGTGCAACTTCATTTAAAAGAAGATGGTTCTTATAAAATCATACAGAATTATAACGAAAATGACGATACTGCCGGAGAAATTAAAACCGAAAGTGGACAATATAATTGGAGTGAAAATGATTCTTTAATTATATTGGACAATCAAGAATTTCGTGTTTCTGATAATGTACTTTCTTGGAATAATCCTAAAGTTGCAAGAATGGCGATAGATAGTACTAAGAGCTATACATTAAGAATGATCTCTAAAGATTCGATTAGTAAATAA
- a CDS encoding ABC transporter permease codes for MNFEFFIVKRLINANKDKSSISSPIIKIAITAIAIGVIMMLVSFATGLGLQEKIRDKIAAFNGHIVITNYDNNSSEVTLEPVSINQDFYPDFESVSGITHVQGTATKTGVIRTAEDFEGVIVKGVGRDYDWHYFQEFLVEGRLPDFSSNLNDEVLVSQYLANRLGLAVGDRAPTYFLREGKDRPLVRGFKIVGIYNSGFQDFDELYLIADLRHIQKLNDWEDDQVGNFEVFIDDFDKLDEKWNEVYLNTGSFLDAQNISQKYYNIFEWLSLFDFNIALIIGIMILVAGINMITALLVLILERTQMIGIFKALGTQDWSIRKIFLYNAGYLIFLGLLWGNIIGLGILFIQKYLKLIPLDPETYYVSEVPISIQWDYILAVNLGTLVLCMIMLLIPSMIISKISPVKSIKFE; via the coding sequence TTGAATTTTGAGTTTTTCATAGTAAAACGTTTAATAAACGCCAATAAGGATAAAAGTAGTATTTCCTCACCTATAATAAAAATTGCGATTACAGCAATTGCAATTGGTGTAATAATGATGCTGGTTTCTTTTGCTACGGGGCTTGGGCTTCAGGAAAAAATTAGGGACAAAATTGCAGCTTTTAATGGGCATATCGTAATAACAAATTATGATAATAATAGTAGCGAGGTTACCTTAGAGCCGGTTTCTATAAATCAGGATTTTTATCCAGACTTTGAAAGCGTTAGCGGCATAACCCATGTACAGGGTACTGCAACTAAAACTGGCGTTATTAGAACGGCAGAAGATTTTGAAGGGGTGATCGTAAAAGGAGTTGGTCGAGATTATGATTGGCATTATTTTCAAGAATTTCTCGTAGAAGGTCGATTGCCAGATTTTTCTTCTAATCTAAACGATGAGGTTTTAGTTTCTCAATATTTAGCGAATAGGCTGGGATTGGCAGTTGGGGATCGTGCTCCAACCTATTTTTTACGCGAGGGTAAAGATCGTCCTCTAGTAAGAGGTTTTAAAATAGTAGGTATTTATAATTCGGGATTTCAGGATTTCGATGAATTGTATTTAATAGCCGATTTAAGACATATTCAAAAACTTAATGATTGGGAGGATGATCAAGTTGGAAACTTTGAGGTATTTATTGACGATTTTGATAAGCTTGATGAAAAATGGAACGAAGTTTATTTAAATACCGGTTCTTTTTTAGATGCTCAAAACATTAGTCAGAAGTATTATAATATTTTCGAATGGCTTTCACTTTTCGATTTTAATATTGCGCTGATAATCGGTATCATGATTTTGGTTGCAGGAATAAACATGATTACCGCCTTGTTGGTGTTAATCTTAGAAAGAACGCAGATGATTGGAATTTTTAAAGCACTGGGTACCCAAGATTGGTCGATTCGTAAGATCTTTTTATATAACGCCGGTTATCTAATTTTTCTAGGTTTGTTATGGGGAAATATTATTGGCCTTGGAATATTGTTTATTCAGAAATATCTAAAACTAATTCCTTTAGATCCTGAAACCTACTACGTGAGTGAAGTTCCTATTTCTATACAATGGGATTATATTTTGGCTGTGAATCTTGGTACGTTGGTACTTTGTATGATAATGCTTTTGATACCTTCTATGATTATTTCTAAGATATCACCAGTAAAATCAATAAAATTCGAATAA